One Dysosmobacter welbionis DNA segment encodes these proteins:
- a CDS encoding thiamine pyrophosphate-dependent dehydrogenase E1 component subunit alpha codes for MAATKAAKYTKELAEHFYETMCTIRKFEESVKHDFLNGEIPGFVHLYIGEEAIATGVCSALRKDDMIESTHRGHGHCVAKGADVNRMMAEIFGKKTGLCQGRGGSMHIADFSVGMLGANGVVGGGYNLATGAALASKMILKNDRVSVVFFGDGASNRGTFHEAMNVASAWKLPVIFVNEMNCWASTTPYRTTCNVENISDRAAGYHVPGVIVDGQDVFAVYEAAKEAVARARAGEGPTFIEAKTYRIEGHFVGDPELYRDHAETQKIYHDTDPLKMFRAKAAKLKLMTAEECDAIDAKCEQKIKDAKEYAMQSEYADASEYMKYVYVDD; via the coding sequence ATGGCAGCAACAAAGGCAGCAAAATACACCAAGGAACTGGCGGAGCACTTTTATGAGACCATGTGCACCATCCGCAAGTTTGAGGAGAGCGTGAAGCACGACTTCCTGAATGGTGAGATTCCCGGCTTCGTGCACCTGTACATCGGTGAGGAGGCCATCGCCACTGGTGTGTGCTCCGCTCTGCGGAAGGACGATATGATCGAGTCCACTCACCGCGGCCACGGCCACTGTGTGGCCAAGGGCGCGGATGTGAACCGCATGATGGCTGAGATCTTCGGCAAGAAGACCGGCCTGTGCCAGGGCCGCGGCGGCTCCATGCACATTGCCGACTTCTCTGTGGGTATGCTGGGCGCCAACGGCGTCGTGGGCGGCGGCTACAACCTGGCCACCGGCGCTGCCCTGGCCAGCAAGATGATCCTGAAGAACGACCGGGTTTCCGTGGTGTTCTTCGGTGACGGTGCCTCCAACCGCGGCACTTTCCACGAAGCCATGAACGTCGCTTCCGCCTGGAAGCTGCCCGTGATCTTCGTCAACGAGATGAACTGCTGGGCTTCCACCACGCCTTACCGCACCACCTGCAATGTGGAGAACATCTCCGACCGCGCGGCGGGTTATCATGTGCCCGGTGTGATCGTGGACGGCCAGGATGTCTTTGCTGTGTATGAGGCCGCCAAGGAGGCTGTTGCCCGTGCCCGTGCCGGCGAAGGCCCCACGTTCATCGAGGCCAAGACCTACCGCATTGAGGGCCACTTCGTGGGCGACCCTGAACTGTATCGTGACCACGCCGAGACCCAGAAGATCTATCACGACACCGATCCTCTGAAGATGTTCCGCGCCAAGGCCGCCAAGCTGAAGCTGATGACCGCCGAGGAGTGCGACGCCATCGATGCCAAGTGTGAGCAGAAGATCAAAGACGCCAAGGAGTACGCTATGCAGAGCGAGTACGCCGATGCGTCCGAGTACATGAAGTACGTCTACGTGGATGACTAA
- a CDS encoding alpha-ketoacid dehydrogenase subunit beta has translation MRKITFSQATQEAMAETMAKDPTVFAMGEDLARQGGIFGQFKGLPQQFPGRIIDTPISETFIIGGGVGAALAGARPVVDMHFADFIGVPMDEIFNQMAKVRYMFGGQAKVPLVLRAPDGSAGGGAAQHSQCVESWFAHIPGIKVVAPSNPYDAKMVLKAAIECDDPVLYFENKILYKEKGEVPEIGEEEPYTLGKARVEREGKDVTIVSYSIGMKNARGAADLLAKEGIEAEVIDLITLSPWDKETVLNSVKKTHRLCIVHEAVKQGGFGAEISATVAEEAMEYLDAPILRYGAPFCPIPFAPTLEKMVKVVPEDLVKGIKGMF, from the coding sequence ATGCGTAAGATCACTTTTTCTCAGGCCACTCAAGAGGCCATGGCCGAGACGATGGCGAAAGACCCCACTGTATTCGCAATGGGCGAGGACCTGGCCCGTCAGGGCGGTATCTTCGGTCAGTTCAAGGGCCTGCCCCAGCAGTTCCCCGGCCGGATCATTGATACCCCCATTTCCGAGACCTTTATCATCGGCGGCGGCGTAGGCGCGGCTCTGGCCGGCGCCCGTCCCGTGGTGGACATGCACTTCGCCGACTTCATCGGCGTGCCCATGGACGAGATCTTCAACCAGATGGCAAAGGTCCGCTACATGTTCGGCGGCCAGGCCAAGGTGCCCCTGGTCCTGCGTGCGCCCGACGGTTCTGCCGGCGGCGGCGCTGCACAGCATTCCCAGTGCGTGGAGTCCTGGTTCGCCCACATCCCCGGCATCAAGGTTGTGGCGCCCTCCAATCCCTATGACGCCAAGATGGTGCTGAAGGCCGCCATCGAGTGCGATGACCCCGTGCTGTACTTCGAGAACAAGATCCTGTACAAGGAGAAAGGCGAAGTGCCCGAGATCGGCGAGGAGGAGCCTTACACCCTGGGCAAGGCCCGCGTGGAGCGTGAGGGGAAGGATGTGACCATCGTGTCCTACTCCATCGGCATGAAGAATGCCCGCGGCGCTGCGGACCTGCTGGCCAAGGAGGGCATTGAGGCCGAAGTCATCGACCTGATCACCCTGTCTCCCTGGGATAAGGAGACCGTGCTGAACAGTGTGAAGAAGACCCACCGCCTCTGCATCGTCCACGAGGCTGTCAAGCAGGGCGGCTTCGGCGCGGAGATCTCCGCCACCGTCGCGGAGGAGGCCATGGAGTATCTGGATGCCCCCATCCTGCGGTACGGCGCTCCCTTCTGCCCGATCCCCTTCGCTCCCACCCTGGAGAAGATGGTGAAAGTGGTTCCGGAGGACCTGGTAAAGGGCATCAAGGGCATGTTTTAA
- a CDS encoding dihydrolipoamide acetyltransferase family protein produces the protein MATEVLMPKLGLTMTEGTIEEWKYKEGDAVKKGDILFSVATDKLTNDVECEEDGTLLKILLPEGETAPCKSVIAWIGQPGEAIPDASGAAAPAAAAPAAPAAAPSAASAAAPAAAPTAHADRPAGAYVLATPYAKKLAKEKGYDLSQIPGTGPNGTVVAKDVENFVAGPKTSPMAAKLAAELGVDVSKLDVQGRVMKADVLAAAGVGAAAAPAAEAAAAVESNDEKPVKVNPLRRSIAANMTNSWHTSPRVTYTRPVEVTAMKDLRAKLKDGLKEQGIKLTYNHILMKVVAKALTEFPDVNASFADNMLTRHKHVNMGLAVAKGDGLIVPNVKNCEEKSLAQIAQETEALIEATRTGKLGMEDMTGGTFTISSLGPYGITSFSPIINQPELAILGVCDMVDTPVVRNGEIVIRTMMNLSLTADHRVIDGVMASKFLKRIAELLENPYMLLV, from the coding sequence ATGGCAACTGAAGTATTGATGCCCAAGCTCGGCCTGACGATGACCGAGGGCACCATTGAAGAGTGGAAATATAAAGAGGGCGACGCTGTCAAGAAGGGGGACATCCTGTTCTCCGTAGCGACGGATAAGCTGACCAACGACGTGGAGTGCGAAGAGGACGGCACCCTGCTGAAGATCCTGCTGCCGGAGGGCGAGACCGCCCCCTGCAAGAGCGTGATCGCCTGGATCGGCCAGCCCGGCGAGGCGATTCCGGATGCCTCCGGTGCCGCCGCGCCCGCCGCGGCCGCGCCTGCTGCTCCTGCCGCTGCGCCGTCCGCAGCCTCTGCCGCGGCTCCTGCCGCCGCCCCCACGGCCCATGCGGACCGTCCCGCCGGTGCCTACGTGCTGGCGACTCCCTACGCCAAGAAGCTGGCGAAGGAAAAGGGCTATGACCTCTCCCAGATCCCCGGCACCGGCCCCAACGGGACCGTGGTGGCCAAGGACGTGGAGAACTTTGTGGCCGGTCCCAAGACCAGCCCCATGGCTGCCAAGCTGGCTGCCGAGCTGGGCGTGGACGTCAGCAAGCTGGACGTCCAGGGCCGCGTGATGAAGGCGGACGTGCTGGCCGCCGCCGGTGTGGGTGCAGCCGCAGCTCCCGCCGCTGAGGCCGCTGCCGCTGTTGAGAGCAACGACGAGAAGCCTGTGAAGGTGAATCCGCTGCGCCGCAGCATCGCTGCCAACATGACCAACTCCTGGCACACCTCTCCGCGGGTCACCTACACCCGTCCGGTGGAGGTCACGGCTATGAAGGACCTGCGGGCCAAGCTGAAGGACGGCCTGAAGGAGCAGGGGATCAAGCTGACCTACAACCACATCCTGATGAAGGTGGTTGCCAAGGCCCTGACCGAGTTCCCCGACGTGAACGCCAGCTTCGCGGACAATATGCTGACCCGCCACAAGCACGTGAACATGGGCCTGGCGGTCGCCAAGGGCGATGGCCTGATCGTGCCCAATGTGAAGAACTGCGAGGAGAAGTCCCTGGCACAGATCGCCCAGGAGACGGAGGCTCTGATCGAGGCCACCCGCACCGGCAAGCTGGGCATGGAGGACATGACCGGCGGCACCTTCACCATCTCCAGCCTCGGGCCCTATGGCATCACCAGCTTCTCTCCCATCATCAACCAGCCTGAGCTGGCGATTCTGGGCGTGTGCGACATGGTGGATACCCCTGTGGTGCGCAACGGCGAGATCGTGATCCGGACCATGATGAACCTGAGCCTGACTGCCGACCACCGCGTGATCGACGGCGTGATGGCCTCCAAGTTCCTCAAG